A section of the Anabaena cylindrica PCC 7122 genome encodes:
- a CDS encoding type II toxin-antitoxin system VapC family toxin, whose amino-acid sequence MKPALIDTNILSFFFRNHSLVIERFQAYLKEYDKINISIITYYEIVSGLKHRDAQKQLTSFQEFVSYNTVLPLTTSSAIISADIYANLRNKGTPIDDIDILIAGIAVANDLIIVTNNIRDFGKIESLEIQDWSK is encoded by the coding sequence ATGAAGCCAGCGTTGATTGACACAAACATTTTATCTTTTTTCTTCCGTAATCATAGTCTAGTTATCGAGCGTTTTCAAGCCTATTTGAAAGAGTATGACAAAATTAACATTAGCATCATCACTTATTATGAAATTGTCAGTGGATTAAAACATCGTGACGCGCAAAAACAACTCACATCTTTTCAGGAATTTGTCTCATACAATACGGTTTTACCTCTAACTACAAGCTCTGCCATAATTTCTGCTGATATTTATGCCAATTTAAGAAATAAAGGCACGCCAATTGACGATATTGATATTCTGATAGCAGGAATTGCCGTAGCCAACGATTTGATTATTGTCACAAATAATATCAGAGATTTTGGAAAAATAGAAAGCTTAGAAATTCAAGATTGGAGTAAGTAA
- a CDS encoding FecR family protein: MKKLWLLFSILFVGLLTITQVSAQKKIRLKINRYLEVRSTSGNVTYRNRQISQLARIGIKLQNVGDSISTGQRSSSMLALDTGIGFIQVAENTKLEIQKLQTTSQGGHVTNLQVTGGQVRLKIRAFTHQDSTLQIETPAGITGVRGTDFGVSVQPTGKTGVATLIGSVATTAQGQRVYVNRGFQTIVIPGEPPSVPTPLRNDTRLDVQVLEERSNQQVRIVAKVDPVNLVMLLNQPLITDRSGNFDITIPMPANRRVAMRVTTPLSKKQDYELIVP; the protein is encoded by the coding sequence ATGAAAAAACTCTGGCTGCTATTCAGCATATTATTTGTGGGACTATTAACAATTACCCAAGTATCAGCTCAGAAAAAAATACGACTAAAAATCAACCGCTACTTAGAAGTTCGCAGTACTTCTGGAAATGTTACCTACCGAAATAGACAGATTTCCCAATTAGCTCGCATAGGCATAAAACTACAAAATGTAGGAGATAGCATTAGTACAGGCCAGCGTTCGAGTAGTATGCTTGCCCTAGATACTGGTATTGGTTTTATTCAGGTTGCAGAAAATACAAAACTCGAAATTCAAAAACTGCAAACAACTAGTCAGGGTGGACACGTTACCAATTTACAGGTGACAGGTGGACAGGTACGGCTGAAAATACGTGCCTTTACACATCAAGATTCCACCTTGCAAATAGAGACTCCAGCAGGGATTACAGGCGTGCGAGGGACAGACTTTGGTGTGAGTGTTCAACCGACTGGTAAAACAGGTGTAGCAACTCTCATCGGCAGTGTAGCAACAACGGCTCAAGGTCAAAGAGTATATGTAAATAGAGGTTTTCAGACCATAGTGATTCCAGGAGAACCACCTTCAGTACCTACTCCATTGCGAAATGATACAAGATTAGATGTGCAAGTACTAGAAGAAAGAAGCAATCAACAAGTCCGTATTGTTGCTAAAGTTGATCCAGTTAACTTGGTCATGTTGCTAAATCAACCGCTGATTACTGATCGAAGTGGAAATTTTGACATTACTATCCCTATGCCAGCTAATCGGCGTGTTGCGATGAGAGTAACAACACCTTTAAGCAAAAAACAAGATTATGAATTAATTGTTCCTTAA
- a CDS encoding WGxxGxxG family protein, translated as MISNLTKTVGVGVLTLTMGILPLSFPAQAQDTQPRTDTAAPNRVVYDDRANTDWGWLGLIGLLGLAGLAGKKRNEEPTRYRDPNAPGASSYRD; from the coding sequence ATGATAAGTAATTTAACCAAAACAGTAGGCGTTGGGGTTCTGACTTTGACTATGGGAATTTTACCCTTAAGTTTCCCCGCACAAGCCCAAGACACTCAACCTAGAACTGACACTGCGGCACCAAATAGGGTTGTGTATGATGATCGCGCTAATACTGATTGGGGTTGGCTGGGATTAATTGGTCTTTTAGGTCTAGCTGGGTTAGCAGGTAAAAAGCGCAACGAAGAACCAACCCGTTATCGTGACCCTAATGCACCAGGGGCCAGCAGCTATAGGGACTAG
- a CDS encoding IctB family putative bicarbonate transporter produces the protein MNLVWQKFTLSSLPLKEYLSTSYLHRLMVGILRPWRQTSLLMQWGDTIAAALLSLVYGFAPFVSSVLMLVLMVACIGFWLLLTLSDETTSVNAASVTPIHLLVLLYWGIAAIATALSPVKKAALNDLAILTLYLLLFTVCARVLRFPRLRSWLITVYLHISLIVSVYGIRQWFFGAKPLATWVDPESALSKTTRVYSYLGNPNLLAGYLIPAVVLSLVAIFAWHGWLKKSLAATMFVVNTSCLVLTYSRGGWIALVVALLTAMALLVYWWSLEMPPFWRTWLLPIIVGGLIGVLVLAVIFVEPVRLRVVSIFADRQDSSNNFRRNVWDAVFRMIRDRPIIGIGPGHNSFNKVYPLYQQPRYTALSAYSIFLEMVVETGFLGLASFLWLVIVTFNMAFIQLQKLRQSRSVEGLWIIGAIATLLGMLAHGTVDTVWYRPEVNTVWWLMVALIASYWQPLNQPANQSRVVQ, from the coding sequence ATGAATTTAGTCTGGCAAAAATTTACTTTATCTTCTTTACCGCTGAAGGAATACCTGTCTACGAGTTATTTGCATCGTTTGATGGTGGGAATTTTACGTCCTTGGCGGCAAACCAGTCTTTTAATGCAGTGGGGAGATACAATAGCGGCGGCTCTTCTCAGTCTGGTCTATGGTTTTGCGCCTTTTGTCTCCAGTGTTTTAATGCTGGTATTAATGGTGGCTTGTATAGGATTTTGGCTGTTGTTGACTTTATCTGATGAAACTACTTCTGTAAATGCAGCTTCTGTCACTCCTATTCATCTGTTGGTATTACTGTATTGGGGAATAGCTGCGATCGCTACAGCTTTATCCCCAGTGAAAAAGGCAGCGTTGAATGACTTGGCAATATTAACACTCTATTTATTACTCTTTACTGTCTGCGCTAGGGTGCTGAGATTTCCCCGCCTTCGGTCTTGGCTGATCACTGTTTATTTACATATATCCCTAATTGTCAGTGTCTATGGGATTCGACAATGGTTTTTTGGTGCTAAACCACTAGCAACTTGGGTTGATCCAGAGTCTGCTCTATCTAAGACGACTAGGGTTTATAGTTATTTGGGTAATCCCAATTTACTGGCAGGATATTTGATACCAGCAGTAGTGTTGAGCTTAGTGGCGATTTTTGCTTGGCATGGTTGGCTGAAGAAATCTTTAGCTGCAACGATGTTTGTTGTCAATACTTCCTGTTTGGTTCTTACTTATAGTCGTGGCGGCTGGATTGCTTTAGTAGTAGCACTTTTGACGGCGATGGCATTGTTAGTTTATTGGTGGAGTTTGGAAATGCCGCCATTTTGGCGCACTTGGTTATTACCAATTATTGTCGGAGGTTTGATTGGAGTCTTGGTGCTGGCTGTGATATTTGTCGAGCCTGTGCGTTTGCGGGTTGTGAGTATTTTTGCAGATCGTCAAGATAGTAGTAATAATTTCCGCCGTAATGTCTGGGATGCTGTTTTTAGGATGATACGCGATCGCCCAATTATTGGTATTGGCCCTGGACACAATTCTTTTAACAAGGTTTACCCTCTCTACCAACAACCCCGATATACGGCTTTGAGTGCCTATTCAATTTTTTTAGAAATGGTTGTAGAAACTGGCTTTTTGGGTTTAGCGAGTTTTCTCTGGTTGGTAATTGTTACTTTTAATATGGCATTTATTCAACTGCAAAAGTTACGGCAATCTAGAAGTGTGGAAGGACTTTGGATTATAGGTGCGATCGCAACTTTATTGGGTATGCTCGCTCACGGAACTGTGGATACTGTCTGGTATCGTCCAGAGGTTAATACTGTTTGGTGGCTAATGGTGGCCTTAATTGCCAGCTATTGGCAACCTTTAAATCAACCAGCAAATCAATCTAGAGTTGTTCAGTAG